One window from the genome of Garra rufa chromosome 1, GarRuf1.0, whole genome shotgun sequence encodes:
- the LOC141340229 gene encoding uncharacterized protein, with protein sequence MVFIKEESEDMKIEEEFRVKHEDTEEQTDLMLLKEESEELNEIEDKYQYKKHDFTGENVFGCSQTKENTQKRAQKKGSRSNFICQQCGTIFTNKESLEIHLRIHTGEKPYTCHQCGKNFSQQRNLKAHMSAHTGRRDFSCQQCAKRFTRRGTLNRHNRIHTGEKPYTCSQCGLSFTQNGTLSRHMRIHTGEKPYTCKLCGNSYNQKGALITHMRIHNGVKPYTCQHCGKSFSLKRNLEAHMKIHTGEKPYTCPQCGLSFTQKGSLNRHENSHWRKALHLQTVEIVSIKKEPL encoded by the exons atggtgtttattaaagaggagagtgaagacatgaagattgaagaagaattcagagtcaaacatgaagatactgaggaacaaacag ACCTGATGCTGCTGAAAGAGGAAAGTGAAGAACTAAATGAAATAGAAGACAAATATCAGTACAAGAAACATGATTTCACTGGAGAAAATGTGTTTGGTTGCTCACAAACTAAAGAGAATACACAAAAGAGAGCTCAAAAGAAAGGATCTAGAAGtaatttcatctgccaacagtgtggaacaATTTTCACAAATAAAGAAAGCCTTGAAATCCAtttaagaattcacactggagagaagccttacacctgccatcagtgtggaaagaatttCTCTCAACAGAGAAACCTCAAAGCCCACATGAGCGCTCACACTGGAAGGAGAGATTTTAGCTGCCAACAATGTGCAAAACGTTTCACAAGAAGAGGAACTCTTAATAGGCACaacagaattcacactggagagaaaccttacacctgctctcaatgtggactaagtttcactcaaaatggAACCCTTagcaggcacatgagaattcacaccggagaaaagccttacacctgcaaactgtgtggaaatagTTACAATCAAAAAGGAGCCCTTATAACCCACATGAGAATCCATAACGGAGtcaagccttacacctgccaacattgtggaaagagtttctcccTAAAGAGAAATCTTGAagcccacatgaaaattcacactggagagaaaccttacacctgccctCAATGTGGACTAAGTTTCACTcagaaaggaagccttaacagacatgagaattcacactggagaaaagccttacacctgcaaactgtaGAAATAGTTTCAATCAAAAAGGAGCCCTTATAA